Below is a window of Candidatus Saccharimonadia bacterium DNA.
CGGCCGTTACCGACTTGGGCGCCAGGGAGAGGATAGTCTGCGAACTTGCTCCCAACAACCACGCGAGACCTACGGCGCTCAGGACTCCAACAGGCAATCCGACAGCCAGTCCCACCGCGATCAAACGCGCGGAGGCGCGGATAACGGCCCTCTGACGAAATAGAGGTACCGCCAGCAGCACCACCGCGGGACCTAACATAAAATGGATGGCGTCAGCGCCGCGCAAATAAACATCGTAGGGGACATGCGATGCTTCGAGGC
It encodes the following:
- a CDS encoding LrgB family protein, with translation MMPLLVSPTAKQGIRHQPIGSMMQVSWNRSSSLAEKPVLETGATVFAFLAATRISRLGGNHPLLNPTLLAIILISLGLEASHVPYDVYLRGADAIHFMLGPAVVLLAVPLFRQRAVIRASARLIAVGLAVGLPVGVLSAVGLAWLLGASSQTILSLAPKSVTA